In Streptomyces sp. NBC_01551, one DNA window encodes the following:
- a CDS encoding PTS glucose transporter subunit IIA, whose amino-acid sequence MTSVTSPLAGRAIGLAAVPDPVFSGAMVGPGTAIDPVREPSEAVSPVDGVVVSLHPHAYVVVDSQGHGVLTHLGIDTVQLNGEGFELLVNKGDTVTRGQAVIRWNPQAVEEAGKSPICPVVALEATADSLSDVVESGDVKADDALFSWR is encoded by the coding sequence ATGACCAGCGTGACGTCCCCACTTGCCGGGCGTGCGATCGGACTCGCGGCAGTGCCCGATCCGGTCTTCTCCGGCGCGATGGTGGGACCGGGCACCGCTATCGACCCCGTGCGTGAGCCCTCGGAGGCGGTGTCCCCCGTCGACGGTGTGGTCGTCTCCCTTCACCCGCACGCGTACGTGGTCGTCGACAGCCAGGGTCACGGCGTGCTCACGCACCTCGGGATCGACACCGTTCAGCTCAACGGCGAGGGCTTCGAGCTGCTCGTCAACAAGGGCGACACCGTGACCCGCGGTCAGGCCGTCATCCGCTGGAACCCGCAGGCCGTCGAAGAAGCCGGCAAGTCTCCGATCTGCCCCGTCGTGGCACTGGAGGCCACCGCGGACTCCCTCTCCGACGTCGTCGAGTCCGGAGACGTGAAGGCGGACGACGCCCTCTTCAGCTGGCGCTGA
- the ptsP gene encoding phosphoenolpyruvate--protein phosphotransferase, whose product METTLRGVGVSHGVAIGEVRHMGTAVLEPPAKQIAADEAEREQGRARQAVSAVAADLIARGQLAGGEAQHVLEAQAMIAEDPELMADVDRRIAVGSTAERGVYDAFAAYRELLAGAGEYMAGRVADLDDVRNRIVARLLGVPMPGVPDSDEPYVLIARDLAPADTALLDPALVLGFVTEEGGPTSHSAILARALGVPAIVALPGAGEIAEGTVIAVDGSTGDLFVEPTPQKRAELEAAAAERKAALSASSGPGATSDGHKVPLLANVGGPADVPAAVEAGAEGVGLFRTEFLFLDDSKKAPSEEKQIESYRKVLEAFPEGRVVVRVLDAGADKPLDFLTPADEPNPALGVRGLRSLLDHPDVLRTQLTALAKAAEGLPVYLEVMAPMVADRTDAKAFADACREAGLRAKFGAMVEIPSAALRARSILQEVEFLSLGTNDLAQYAFAADRQVGAVSRLQDPWQPALLDLIAMSAEAARAEGKSCGVCGEAASDPLLACVLTGLGVTSLSMGAASIPYVRATLAKYTLAQCERAAAAARAADSAEEARVAAQAVLSGE is encoded by the coding sequence ATGGAGACAACGCTGCGAGGCGTCGGCGTGAGCCACGGTGTGGCGATCGGCGAGGTCCGGCACATGGGCACGGCGGTTCTCGAACCGCCGGCCAAGCAGATCGCCGCGGACGAGGCGGAGCGCGAACAGGGGCGCGCCCGTCAGGCCGTGAGCGCGGTCGCGGCCGACCTGATCGCACGCGGCCAGCTGGCCGGTGGCGAGGCCCAGCACGTGCTGGAGGCCCAGGCCATGATCGCTGAGGACCCCGAGCTCATGGCGGACGTCGACCGCCGTATCGCGGTCGGCAGCACCGCCGAGCGTGGCGTGTACGACGCGTTCGCCGCCTACCGCGAGCTGCTCGCCGGGGCCGGCGAGTACATGGCCGGCCGGGTGGCCGACCTGGACGACGTGCGCAACCGGATCGTGGCGCGCCTGCTGGGCGTGCCGATGCCGGGTGTGCCGGACAGCGACGAGCCGTACGTACTGATCGCGCGGGATCTCGCCCCCGCGGACACGGCGCTGCTCGACCCGGCGCTCGTGCTCGGCTTCGTCACCGAGGAGGGCGGGCCGACCAGCCACAGCGCGATCCTCGCGCGGGCGCTGGGTGTGCCGGCCATCGTGGCGCTGCCGGGTGCCGGTGAGATCGCCGAGGGCACCGTGATCGCCGTCGACGGCAGCACCGGTGACCTGTTCGTGGAGCCCACCCCGCAGAAGCGGGCCGAGCTGGAGGCCGCGGCCGCCGAGCGGAAGGCGGCGCTGTCCGCCTCCTCCGGTCCGGGTGCGACCTCCGACGGGCACAAGGTGCCGCTGCTGGCGAACGTCGGCGGTCCGGCGGACGTGCCGGCGGCCGTCGAGGCCGGGGCCGAGGGTGTGGGTCTGTTCCGCACCGAATTCCTGTTCCTGGACGACAGCAAGAAGGCGCCGTCCGAGGAGAAGCAGATCGAGTCGTACCGCAAGGTGCTCGAGGCCTTCCCCGAGGGTCGGGTCGTGGTCCGGGTCCTGGACGCCGGGGCCGACAAGCCGCTGGACTTCCTGACGCCGGCCGACGAGCCGAACCCGGCGCTGGGTGTGCGCGGTCTGCGTTCGCTGCTGGACCACCCGGACGTGCTGCGGACGCAGCTGACCGCGCTGGCGAAGGCCGCCGAGGGGCTGCCGGTCTACCTTGAGGTCATGGCTCCGATGGTGGCCGACCGTACCGATGCGAAGGCGTTCGCCGACGCGTGCCGCGAGGCCGGTCTGCGGGCGAAGTTCGGCGCGATGGTGGAGATCCCCTCCGCCGCGCTGCGGGCGCGCTCGATCCTCCAGGAGGTCGAGTTCCTGTCGCTGGGCACCAATGACCTGGCGCAGTACGCCTTCGCCGCCGACCGTCAGGTCGGTGCGGTGTCGCGGCTCCAGGACCCGTGGCAGCCGGCGCTGCTCGACCTGATCGCCATGTCTGCCGAGGCCGCGCGGGCGGAGGGCAAGAGCTGTGGTGTGTGTGGCGAGGCCGCTTCGGATCCGCTGCTGGCCTGTGTGCTGACCGGTCTGGGTGTCACCTCTCTGTCGATGGGTGCCGCGTCCATCCCTTATGTACGGGCGACGCTCGCCAAGTACACCCTCGCGCAGTGCGAGCGTGCGGCCGCGGCCGCACGTGCCGCGGACAGCGCCGAGGAGGCGCGGGTGGCCGCGCAGGCGGTGCTGTCCGGCGAGTAG
- a CDS encoding acetoacetate--CoA ligase produces MTSPSTPEPLWSPGPDRIAAARITAFQAWAVERFGAPATGGYPALHRWSVDELDTFWQAVAEWFEVRFTTPYESVLADRAMPGARWFTGATLNYAEHALRAAEDPARADEAALLYVDETHEAVPVTWAELRRQVGALAAELRALGVRPGDRVSGYLPNIPEAVTALLATAAVGAVWTSCAPDFGARSVLDRFQQVEPVVLFTVDGYRYGGKEHDRRDTVAELRAELPSLRAVVHIPLLGTPAPEAALTWSDLTAGATEPVFEPVPFDHPLWVLYSSGTTGLPKAIVQSQGGILLEHLKQLGLHCDLGPEDRFFWYTSTGWMMWNFLVSGLLTGTTVVLYDGSPGYPDTGAQWRIAERTGATLYGTSAAYVMACRKAEVHPGRDFDLSAVKCVATTGSPLPPDGFRWLHDEVTEDLWIASVSGGTDVCSCFAGAVPTLPVHIGELQAACLGTDLQAWDPSGKPLVGEVGELVVTNPMPSMPIHFWNDPDGSRYRDSYFEMFPGVWRHGDWITITDHGSVVIHGRSDSTLNRQGVRMGSADIYEAVERLPEIKESLVIGLEEPNGGYWMPLFVHLAPGAILDDDLRARVKTTIREQLSPRHVPDEIIEVPAIPHTLTGKRIEVPVKRLLQGTPLAKAVNAGSVDNLDLLPFYEELGRTRTRTQA; encoded by the coding sequence ATGACCTCACCCAGCACGCCGGAACCCCTCTGGTCCCCCGGCCCCGACCGCATCGCCGCGGCCCGGATCACGGCCTTCCAGGCCTGGGCCGTCGAACGTTTCGGAGCCCCCGCGACCGGCGGCTACCCGGCCCTGCACCGCTGGTCCGTCGACGAGCTGGACACCTTCTGGCAGGCCGTCGCCGAATGGTTCGAGGTCCGCTTCACCACCCCGTACGAGTCCGTCCTCGCCGACCGCGCCATGCCCGGCGCCCGCTGGTTCACCGGCGCCACCCTCAACTACGCCGAGCACGCCCTGCGCGCCGCCGAGGACCCGGCCCGCGCCGACGAGGCCGCCCTCCTCTACGTCGACGAGACCCACGAGGCAGTCCCCGTCACCTGGGCAGAACTGCGTCGCCAGGTCGGCGCCCTCGCCGCCGAACTGCGCGCCCTCGGCGTCCGCCCCGGCGACCGGGTGAGCGGCTACCTCCCCAACATCCCCGAGGCCGTCACCGCCCTGCTCGCCACCGCCGCCGTCGGCGCCGTCTGGACCTCCTGCGCCCCCGACTTCGGCGCCCGCAGCGTCCTGGACCGCTTCCAGCAGGTCGAGCCCGTCGTCCTCTTCACCGTCGACGGCTACCGCTACGGCGGCAAGGAGCACGACCGCCGCGACACCGTCGCCGAACTGCGCGCCGAGCTGCCCTCGCTGCGCGCCGTCGTGCACATCCCGCTGCTGGGTACTCCGGCCCCCGAAGCCGCGCTGACCTGGTCGGACCTGACCGCCGGGGCCACCGAGCCCGTCTTCGAGCCGGTCCCCTTCGACCACCCCCTCTGGGTCCTCTACTCCTCCGGTACGACCGGCCTCCCCAAGGCGATCGTCCAGTCCCAGGGCGGCATCCTCCTCGAACACCTCAAGCAGCTCGGCCTGCACTGCGACCTCGGCCCCGAGGACCGGTTCTTCTGGTACACCTCCACCGGCTGGATGATGTGGAACTTCCTCGTCTCCGGCCTCCTCACCGGGACGACCGTCGTCCTCTACGACGGCAGCCCCGGCTATCCCGACACCGGCGCCCAGTGGCGGATCGCCGAGCGGACCGGGGCGACCCTCTACGGGACCTCCGCCGCGTACGTCATGGCCTGCCGCAAGGCGGAGGTGCACCCCGGCCGGGACTTCGACCTCTCCGCCGTGAAGTGCGTCGCCACCACCGGATCCCCGCTGCCGCCCGACGGCTTCCGCTGGTTGCACGACGAGGTGACGGAAGACCTCTGGATCGCCTCCGTCAGCGGCGGCACCGACGTCTGCAGCTGTTTCGCCGGCGCCGTTCCCACCCTTCCCGTGCACATCGGTGAGCTCCAGGCCGCCTGCCTCGGCACCGACCTCCAGGCCTGGGACCCGTCCGGCAAGCCCCTCGTCGGCGAGGTCGGCGAACTCGTCGTCACCAACCCCATGCCGTCCATGCCGATCCACTTCTGGAACGACCCGGACGGCAGCCGCTACCGCGACAGCTACTTCGAGATGTTCCCCGGCGTCTGGCGGCACGGGGACTGGATCACCATCACCGACCACGGCTCGGTCGTCATCCACGGCCGCTCGGACTCCACCCTCAACCGCCAGGGCGTCCGGATGGGCTCCGCCGACATCTACGAGGCCGTCGAACGCCTCCCGGAGATCAAGGAATCCCTCGTCATCGGCCTGGAGGAGCCGAACGGCGGCTACTGGATGCCGCTCTTCGTGCACCTCGCCCCCGGCGCGATCCTCGACGACGACCTCCGCGCCCGCGTCAAGACGACGATCCGCGAGCAGCTCTCCCCGCGGCACGTCCCGGACGAGATCATCGAGGTCCCGGCCATCCCGCACACCCTCACCGGCAAGCGGATCGAGGTCCCGGTCAAGCGCCTCCTCCAGGGCACGCCCCTGGCCAAGGCGGTCAACGCCGGCTCGGTCGACAACCTCGACCTGCTCCCCTTCTACGAGGAGCTGGGCCGCACCCGCACCCGCACCCAGGCCTGA